In the genome of Bacteroides mediterraneensis, the window CGATTGCAATACACATTCCTTTTTTCAGCAATGTACCTGTACCACGACGTCCGTAATTTGGAACTGGAGGATCTTCATGCATTTCTTTCCCAATACCATGCCCCACAAACTCACGAACCACACCATAAGATTGTGCTTCACAATGTTGTTGAATCGCATAGCCTATATCTCCAAGTCTCTTCCCATGAACAGCATTTTCAATACCTTTATAAAGAGATTCTTTCGTGACCTTCAATAATTTCACAATCTCCGGATCTACTTCCCCTACACAAAATGTATAAGCAGAATCTCCACAAAAGCCATTCATAAAAGTACCACAGTCAACCGAAACGATATCACCATCTTTCAAAGGTATATCATTGGGAATTCCATGCACAACCTGTTCATTCACCGAAGTACAAAGTGTACCAGGAAAAGGAGAACCATAAGGATTAGGGAATCCTTTAAAAGTTGGAATTGCCCCATGATCGCGAATGAACTCTTCTGCCACTTTATCCAACTGCTTCGTCGTAACTCCAGGCTTTATCATTTTAGCCACTTCAGCCAGAGTCCTCCCTACCAGGAGATTACTCTGACGAAGCAACTCTATTTCATCATCTGTCTTTAGAAATATCATTCGAGACAAGTATTTTTTTAATAAGCAGCCACATTACCAGACCGTCCTTTAATTCTACCAGAACTCAACAATCCATCATAATGGCGCATCAACAAATGACTTTCAACTTGCTGCAAGGTATCCAAGACCACACCTACAAGAATCAGCAACGATGTACCACCAAAGAACTGTGCAAATTCAGCTTGAACGCCAAAAAGACCGGCAAATGCAGGCAAAATAGCAATAATAGCCAAGAATATAGAACCCGGCAGAGTAATACGGGACATGATTACATCCAAATATTCTGCTGTATTCTTACCCGGCTTTATTCCCGGAATAAAACCGTTATTTCTCTTCATATCTTCTGCCATCTGAGTGGTATTGATGGTTATTGCAGTATAAAAATAAGTGAAAAGAATAATCAATACCGCAAAGATAAGGTTATACCAAAAACCTGTATGATCAATTAAAGCACGGGCAATGCCACTCGCATTGTCAATGTTAGAATATCCAACAATTGTAATCGGAATAAACATGATAGCCTGAGCAAAAATGATAGGCATCACATTAGCCGCATTCACTTTCAAAGGGATATACTGTCTAGCACCGCCATATTGCTTATTGCCCACAATACGCTTCGCATATTGTACAGGTACTTTACGTACACCTTGTACCAACAAGATAGCAGCAGCTATCACTGCCAGCAAACATACCAGTTCAATCAAGAACATAATAATACCACCTGCACCCGGAGAAGCGAGTCGTGAAACGAACTCACCCGAGAAAGACTGAGGAAGACGTGCAATAATACCCACCATAATAATCAATGAGATACCATTACCAATTCCCTTATCAGTAATTCTTTCCCCAAGCCACAGGATAAACATACTACCTGCTGCCAGAATGATAGTTGAAGTAATAATAAAGAAAGTCCAATCTAATGAAGCATTAAGGGCAGGCCCTGCCTGCATTTTCAAGTTGATCAGATAAGATGGAGCTTGGAAAATCAAAATAATGATTGTCAGGATACGAGTATACTGATTAATCTTTCGACGACCGCTTTCACCCTCACGCTGCAGTTTCTGGAAATAAGGTACAGCTATTGCCAACAACTGAATCACAATGGATGCAGAGATATACGGCATGATTCCAAGTGCAAAGATAGATGCGTTTGAAAAAGCACCACCAGAAAACATATTCAACAAGGCAAGAAGACCTTCACTCGTCTGTTCATGCAATTTAGACAACATGTCAGGATTAATACCTGGCAATACGATATAAGAACCGAATCGATAAATTGCAACAAACAATATAGTAATGAGGATCCGTTTTCTCAGATCCTCAATATTCCATATATTCTTTAATGTTTCAATAGATTTTATCATTGAATCAGAGTTTTACTGCATTACCACCAACGGCTTCGATTGCAGCTACCGCGCTCTTAGAAAAAGCATTTGCTTCTACATCAAGCTTAGTAGTTAAACTACCGTTACCAAGAACTTTCACTAATTGATTAGAAGAAACGAAACCAGCTTCAATCAAATCATTAATGCCAACCTTAGACAGATTCTTGGCTTCAGCCAATTTCTGAATAGTGTCAAGATTAATTGCTTTGTATTCTACACGGTTAATATTCTTAAAACCAAATTTTGGAACACGACGTTGAAGCGGCATCTGACCACCTTCGAAACCAATCTTCTTTGAATAGCCAGATCTTGATTTTGCTCCTTTATGTCCTCTTGTAGAAGTACCGCCTAAACCTGAACCAGCACCACGACCAACTCTTTTTCTAGTTTTGACAGAACCTTCTGCAGGACGTAAATTATTTAACTTCATATTGTAAGATCCTTTATTGTTAACAATATATTACTTAACGATTGCAACCAGGTGTTTAACCTTTTCAATCATACCCAGAATTGAAGGAGTCTCTTCGTGTTCAACTACACGATTCAATTTATGGAGACCAAGCGCATCCAATGTTCTTTTCTGATCAGCCGGAGCACCAATTCTACTTTTTACTTGTTTAATCTTAATAGTTGCCATAAATTTCCTCCTTATCCTCTAAATACTTTATCCAAACTTACACCTCTGTTCTGAGCTACCATGCGAGCATCTCTCATTTCACCCAAAGCCAAGATAGTAGCTTTTACCAGATTGTGAGGATTTGATGAACCCTTAGACTTAGCTAAGACATCAGTAACACCAACACTCTCCAAAACGGCACGCATTGCACCACCAGCTACCACACCTGTACCAGTCGAAGCAGGCTTGATAAATACTTCAGCACCGCCAAACTTAGCAGACTGTTCGTGAGGAACAGTACCTTTCAATACCGGAACACGAGTCAGATTCTTCTTAGCAGCTTCAACACCTTTTGCAATTGCAGCTGTAACTTCACCTGCTTTACCAAGGCCCCAACCAATAATACCGTCTTCGTTACCAACCACCACAATAGCAGAGAAGCTAAAAGTTCTACCACCTTTTGTAACCTTAGTAACACGGTTGATTGCAACCAGTCTATCTTTTAATTCTATATCGTTAGTGATCTTAACTCTATTATTAACTGCCATAATTCATTAAAATTTAAGTCCACCGTTACGAGCAGCATCAGCTACTTCTTTTACTCTCCCATGATACAAGTAACCATTACGGTCGAATACGACAGTCGTAATACCAGCTTCCTGAGCTTTCTTTGCAATCAGCTCACCAACCTTTGCAGCCTGTTCCTTTTTCGGCATAGCTTCCATGCCCAAAGAAGAAGCAGCTACCAATGTCTTACCACTTAAATCGTCGATAACCTGAACATAAATCTGCTTGTTACTTCTAAACACACTCATACGCGGACGTTCAGCAGTACCTGAAATCTTGTTGCGTACTCTATATTTAATCTTAATGCGTCTTTCTATTTTTGTTGTCATAATTGTACGATTTTATGTGAATTATTTAGCGCCAGCTGACTTACCAGACTTTCTACGAATTTCTTCACCAACAAACTTAATACCTTTTCCTTTATAAGGTTCAGGCTTACGGAAAGAACGTATTTTTGAACAAACCTGACCAAGCAGCTGTTTGTCACAAGATTCCAATATGATAAGAGGGTTCTTATTTCTTTCAGATTTAGTTTCCACCTTGATTTCAGGAGGCAACTGCATAAAAATATTATGCGTATAACCTAAAGCGAAATCAATGATATTACCGTTATTAGAAGCACGGTAACCTACACCGACCAGCTCTAATTCTTTCTTATAACCTTCAGAAACACCTACAACCATGTTGTGGATCAATGCACGATACAAACCATGGAATGCATGACGCTGTTTCAGGTTATCAAGCATCGCATCTTCATTTTCTTTCAACACCACGTGTCCGTCTGCAATTTCTACGCTGATAGCAGGATTTACAAACTGACTCAACTCACCTTTAGGTCCTTTTACATTTACTACATTATCCTTCAGAGTAACTGTTACTCCAGCAGGGATACTAATGGGTAATTTACCAATTCTTGACATTGCTTATCCTCCTAACATTAATATACATAGCAAAGAACTTCACCGCCAATCTTCAGCTCAGCAGCTTCCTTGTCTGTCATAACACCTTTGGAAGTAGATATAATAGCAATACCTAATCCATTAATAACTCTCGGCATGTCTTTGTAACCGGTATACTTACGCATACCCGGAGTAGATACTCTTTCAAGCTTCTTGATTGCGTTAACCTTGTTAACTGCATCATACTTCAAAGCCACCTTGATAGTACCCTGAGGACCATCTTCAACAAACTTGTAGTTCAGGATGTACCCTTTGTCGAAAAGGATCTTTGTAATCTCCTTTTTCAAGTTTGAAGCAGGCACTTCCACCACTCTGTGCTTAGCACTAATTGCATTTCTCAATCTAGTGAGATAATCTGCGATAGGATCTGTCATAAAAACTAATTGTTAAATTAATCAGGACTACCCTGACAATATTTAATAAAAAAATTATTTACCAGCTTGCTTTCTTAACGCCAGGAATCAAACCGTTTGAAGCCATTTCACGGAACTGAATACGTGAAATACCGAACTGACGGATATATCCTTTTGGACGTCCAGTCAACTTACAACGGTTGTGTAAACGAATAGGATTAGCGTTCTTAGGCAGAGCCTGCAGCTTCTGAGCAGCCTCAAAAGCTTCAGCAGGATCACCAGAATTTACAATCTTCTTCAACGCAGCACGCTTCTCAGCATATTTAGCAACAAGTTTAGCTCTTCTTACTTCACGAGCTTTCATTGATTCTTTTGCCATAACTTATCAATCTTTTTTAGCGTTTTTAAACGGTAATCCGAATTCCTTCAACAAAGCATAACCTTCTTCGTCAGTCTGGGCAGAAGTTACGAAAGTAATGTTCATACCCAAAATCTTGGTAATGCTGTCAATGTTGATTTCAGGGAAAATAATCTGTTCCTGAATACCCAGTGTATAGTTACCTCTTCCGTCGAACTTGCTTTCAATACCCTTAAAGTCACGGATACGCGGCAAAGCCACACGAACCAATTTTTCAAGGAACTCATACATTCTTTCACGACGCAATGTTACCATCACACCGATTGGCATTTTCTTACGCAATTTAAAGTTTGCGATATCTTTACGAGAAACAGTTGCTACAGCTTTCTGTCCTGTAATAGCAGTCAATTCATTGATTGCTACATCAATGATTTTCTTGTCAGCAACCGCCATACCCAAACCTTGATTGATAACAATCTTCTTAAGTACAGGGATTTGCATAGATGAAGAATACTGGAATTGATTCTTCAAAGCAGGAGCAATGCGCTCTGCATATTCTTTCTTAAGGCTAGCAGTATTACTCATTATTTAATCTCCTCTCCTGATTTTTTAGCATAACGAACAAATGTTCTTCCATCAGAACTTTCTCTTCTACCTACACGAGTCGGTTTTCCTGTTTTCGGATCTACCGGATTCAGGTTAGAGATGTGAATAGGAGCTTCCTGCTTCACAATACCACCCTGAGGATTCTTTGCATTCGGTTTGGTACTCTTAGATACCATGTTGATACCTTCTACCACTGCACGTCCTTCTTTAACAAGAACCTTCAACACGCGGCCAGTTTTACCCTTGTCTTCGCCAGAGTTTACGTAAACTGTATCGCCTTTTTTAATATGTAATTTACTCATTACTTAACTCTTTTACAAAATTAAAGTACTTCAGGTGCAAGTGAAACCACTTTCATGTTTGCATTACGCAACTCTCTCGCAACCGGGCCAAAAATACGACTTCCTCTAATTTCACCTGCGTTGTTCAACAACACGCAAGCATTGTCATCAAAACGAATGTAAGAACCATCAGCACGACGGATTTCTTTCTTTGTACGTACAATCAAGGCCTTTGAGACTGCACCTTTTTTAATATCACTTGAGGGGATAACACTCTTTATTGAAACTACAATAACATCCCCAACAGAGGCATAACGTCTCTTTGTACCGCCTAATACGCGGATACAAAGAGCTTCTTTTGCGCCACTGTTGTCACATACTGTAAGTCTGGATTCTGCTTGTATCATAATTACTTAGCTCTTTCAATAATTTCAATCAATCTCCATCTCTTAGTTTTACTCAAAGGACGAGTTTCCATGATGCGAACAGTATCGCCAACCTGGCATTCATTCTTTTCGTCATGAGCATGGTATTTTTTCGTTTTAGACACGAATTTACCATAAATAGGGTGTTTTTCCTTAAACTTAGCCGCAACAGTAATGGTCTTGTCCATTTTATTGCTAACTACAACACCAGTTCTTTCTTTTCTTAAATTTCTAGCTTCCATGAGGACCATTATTATTTGTTAAGTTCTCTCTGACGCAATTCTGCTTTCATACGCGCAATTGTTCTGCGTAATTTCTTGATCTGTGCAGGATTTTCCAGCGGAGAGATCGAATGATTCAAAACCATTTGATTGTAATTGGCAACTTCAGTCTGAATTCTTTCTGCCAATTCGTTGGTAGCTATTTCTCTAATTTCTGCAATCTTCATATCAATTAAGCATTTTGACTTGCGTCGTAATCACGTCTAACAATAAACTTAGTAGTAACAGGAAGTTTCTGTGCGGCGAGGCGCAAAGCTTCTTTAGCTACTTCAAAAGAAACACCTTCAACTTCGATCAAAATACGACCCGGAGTTACAGGAGCCACGAAACCTTCCGGATTACCTTTACCTTTACCCATACGTACATCAGCTGGCTTACGAGTAATAGGTTTATCCGGGAAAATGCGGATCCAAATCTGACCCTGACGCTGCATATATCTTGTTACAGCAATACGAGCTGCTTCAATCTGACGACCAGTAATCCACTTAGTCTGAAGAGATTTGATACCAAAAGTACCAAAAGCCAACTGATGACCTCTCTGGGCGTTACCTTTAGCGCTACCTTTCTGCTGTCTTCTGAATTTTGTTTTTTTCGGTTGTAACATAATTCCTAAAATTCAAATCGTTAGCGATTGTTGTTTTTCTTTCTACGGAAATTCTTTCCACCATTGTTACCGTTTCCACCACGGCTATTTTCTTTGCTCTGAGTGAAGTTAGGAGCCAACTCACGTTTTCCATAAACTTCTCCACGGCAAATCCATACCTTAATACCCAGCAAACCGACCTTAGTCAAAGCTTCTGCATGACAATAGTCAATATCTGCACGGAAAGTATGCAATGGAGTACGACCTTCCTTATACATTTCAGAACGTGCCATTTCAGCTCCGTTCAAACGACCAGAAATCAGCACTTTGATACCTTCAGCTCCCATGCGCATTGTATTGGCAATTGCCATCTTGATAGCGCGACGGTAAGCGATTTTGCCTTCTACCTGACGAGCGATGTTGTTCGCAACGATTACAGCGTCAAGTTCCGGTCTCTTTACTTCAAAGATATTAATCTGGATATCCTTGTCGGTGATCTTCTTCAATTCCTCTTTCAACTTATCAACTTCCTGACCACCTTTACCAATGATAATACCCGGACGAGCAGTACATACAGTA includes:
- the rplP gene encoding 50S ribosomal protein L16 → MLQPKKTKFRRQQKGSAKGNAQRGHQLAFGTFGIKSLQTKWITGRQIEAARIAVTRYMQRQGQIWIRIFPDKPITRKPADVRMGKGKGNPEGFVAPVTPGRILIEVEGVSFEVAKEALRLAAQKLPVTTKFIVRRDYDASQNA
- the rpmD gene encoding 50S ribosomal protein L30; the encoded protein is MATIKIKQVKSRIGAPADQKRTLDALGLHKLNRVVEHEETPSILGMIEKVKHLVAIVK
- the rpsE gene encoding 30S ribosomal protein S5, with amino-acid sequence MAVNNRVKITNDIELKDRLVAINRVTKVTKGGRTFSFSAIVVVGNEDGIIGWGLGKAGEVTAAIAKGVEAAKKNLTRVPVLKGTVPHEQSAKFGGAEVFIKPASTGTGVVAGGAMRAVLESVGVTDVLAKSKGSSNPHNLVKATILALGEMRDARMVAQNRGVSLDKVFRG
- the rpsC gene encoding 30S ribosomal protein S3 — its product is MGQKVNPISNRLGIIRGWDSNWYGGKNYGDALLEDSKIRKYLNARLAKASVSRIVIERTLKLVTITVCTARPGIIIGKGGQEVDKLKEELKKITDKDIQINIFEVKRPELDAVIVANNIARQVEGKIAYRRAIKMAIANTMRMGAEGIKVLISGRLNGAEMARSEMYKEGRTPLHTFRADIDYCHAEALTKVGLLGIKVWICRGEVYGKRELAPNFTQSKENSRGGNGNNGGKNFRRKKNNNR
- the map gene encoding type I methionyl aminopeptidase; the protein is MIFLKTDDEIELLRQSNLLVGRTLAEVAKMIKPGVTTKQLDKVAEEFIRDHGAIPTFKGFPNPYGSPFPGTLCTSVNEQVVHGIPNDIPLKDGDIVSVDCGTFMNGFCGDSAYTFCVGEVDPEIVKLLKVTKESLYKGIENAVHGKRLGDIGYAIQQHCEAQSYGVVREFVGHGIGKEMHEDPPVPNYGRRGTGTLLKKGMCIAIEPMITLGNRQIVMEDDRWTIRTRDRKCAAHFEHTVAVGLGKADILSSFEFIEQVLGDKAI
- the secY gene encoding preprotein translocase subunit SecY, giving the protein MIKSIETLKNIWNIEDLRKRILITILFVAIYRFGSYIVLPGINPDMLSKLHEQTSEGLLALLNMFSGGAFSNASIFALGIMPYISASIVIQLLAIAVPYFQKLQREGESGRRKINQYTRILTIIILIFQAPSYLINLKMQAGPALNASLDWTFFIITSTIILAAGSMFILWLGERITDKGIGNGISLIIMVGIIARLPQSFSGEFVSRLASPGAGGIIMFLIELVCLLAVIAAAILLVQGVRKVPVQYAKRIVGNKQYGGARQYIPLKVNAANVMPIIFAQAIMFIPITIVGYSNIDNASGIARALIDHTGFWYNLIFAVLIILFTYFYTAITINTTQMAEDMKRNNGFIPGIKPGKNTAEYLDVIMSRITLPGSIFLAIIAILPAFAGLFGVQAEFAQFFGGTSLLILVGVVLDTLQQVESHLLMRHYDGLLSSGRIKGRSGNVAAY
- the rplX gene encoding 50S ribosomal protein L24, with amino-acid sequence MSKLHIKKGDTVYVNSGEDKGKTGRVLKVLVKEGRAVVEGINMVSKSTKPNAKNPQGGIVKQEAPIHISNLNPVDPKTGKPTRVGRRESSDGRTFVRYAKKSGEEIK
- the rpsN gene encoding 30S ribosomal protein S14; translation: MAKESMKAREVRRAKLVAKYAEKRAALKKIVNSGDPAEAFEAAQKLQALPKNANPIRLHNRCKLTGRPKGYIRQFGISRIQFREMASNGLIPGVKKASW
- the rplN gene encoding 50S ribosomal protein L14, with product MIQAESRLTVCDNSGAKEALCIRVLGGTKRRYASVGDVIVVSIKSVIPSSDIKKGAVSKALIVRTKKEIRRADGSYIRFDDNACVLLNNAGEIRGSRIFGPVARELRNANMKVVSLAPEVL
- the rplO gene encoding 50S ribosomal protein L15; protein product: MKLNNLRPAEGSVKTRKRVGRGAGSGLGGTSTRGHKGAKSRSGYSKKIGFEGGQMPLQRRVPKFGFKNINRVEYKAINLDTIQKLAEAKNLSKVGINDLIEAGFVSSNQLVKVLGNGSLTTKLDVEANAFSKSAVAAIEAVGGNAVKL
- the rplR gene encoding 50S ribosomal protein L18 — encoded protein: MTTKIERRIKIKYRVRNKISGTAERPRMSVFRSNKQIYVQVIDDLSGKTLVAASSLGMEAMPKKEQAAKVGELIAKKAQEAGITTVVFDRNGYLYHGRVKEVADAARNGGLKF
- the rpmC gene encoding 50S ribosomal protein L29, which produces MKIAEIREIATNELAERIQTEVANYNQMVLNHSISPLENPAQIKKLRRTIARMKAELRQRELNK
- the rpsQ gene encoding 30S ribosomal protein S17 codes for the protein MEARNLRKERTGVVVSNKMDKTITVAAKFKEKHPIYGKFVSKTKKYHAHDEKNECQVGDTVRIMETRPLSKTKRWRLIEIIERAK
- the rpsH gene encoding 30S ribosomal protein S8, which encodes MTDPIADYLTRLRNAISAKHRVVEVPASNLKKEITKILFDKGYILNYKFVEDGPQGTIKVALKYDAVNKVNAIKKLERVSTPGMRKYTGYKDMPRVINGLGIAIISTSKGVMTDKEAAELKIGGEVLCYVY
- the rplE gene encoding 50S ribosomal protein L5 codes for the protein MSNTASLKKEYAERIAPALKNQFQYSSSMQIPVLKKIVINQGLGMAVADKKIIDVAINELTAITGQKAVATVSRKDIANFKLRKKMPIGVMVTLRRERMYEFLEKLVRVALPRIRDFKGIESKFDGRGNYTLGIQEQIIFPEINIDSITKILGMNITFVTSAQTDEEGYALLKEFGLPFKNAKKD
- the rplF gene encoding 50S ribosomal protein L6 encodes the protein MSRIGKLPISIPAGVTVTLKDNVVNVKGPKGELSQFVNPAISVEIADGHVVLKENEDAMLDNLKQRHAFHGLYRALIHNMVVGVSEGYKKELELVGVGYRASNNGNIIDFALGYTHNIFMQLPPEIKVETKSERNKNPLIILESCDKQLLGQVCSKIRSFRKPEPYKGKGIKFVGEEIRRKSGKSAGAK